In Microbacterium esteraromaticum, the following proteins share a genomic window:
- a CDS encoding ABC transporter substrate-binding protein — MNAMKGSRPARIFAAAAMVSASALIIAGCSSTPAEKPSGDGDGGKKPAADLTLKLGSLLPQTGALAFLGPPMESGVGLAVKEINEADAGIQIELTAEDEGDTDTKAYETSITKLQGAGVTAMIGAAASGVSRLILDGNVNAGVLQISASNTGPDFTDWDDKGLYFRTAPSDLLQGEVLGNLIAEDNRKTLGIIYQNDAYGTGLDAAIKETFEAAGGEVVAEASFNVGDAQFDAQVETIKAENPDAVAIVSFDQFKTIGPLLVNAGISADKFYMVDGNLSDYGDEMQVPLEGAQGTKAGPVLEDDFVERLQAYWTGEGNAEVKDFTYAGEAYDAAILVALASLAAGSTEGADIASKMQEVSGGSGDGEKCTSFKECAKIINDGGTADYDGYSGEVTFDENGDPQGATIGIYKYKADNTIERTN; from the coding sequence ATGAACGCAATGAAGGGCTCGCGTCCCGCGAGGATCTTCGCGGCGGCTGCGATGGTCAGCGCCTCCGCACTCATCATCGCGGGCTGCAGCAGCACGCCCGCCGAGAAGCCCTCCGGTGACGGCGACGGCGGCAAGAAGCCGGCCGCCGACCTCACGCTCAAGCTGGGCTCGCTGCTGCCGCAGACCGGTGCACTCGCCTTCCTCGGCCCGCCCATGGAGTCGGGTGTCGGCCTCGCCGTCAAGGAGATCAACGAGGCGGACGCCGGCATCCAGATCGAGCTCACCGCAGAAGATGAGGGCGACACCGACACCAAGGCGTACGAGACCTCGATCACCAAGCTGCAGGGTGCTGGTGTCACCGCGATGATCGGTGCCGCGGCATCCGGCGTCTCCCGACTGATCCTCGACGGAAACGTCAACGCGGGCGTGCTGCAGATCTCGGCATCGAACACCGGCCCCGACTTCACCGACTGGGACGACAAGGGCCTGTACTTCCGGACCGCTCCCAGCGACCTGCTGCAGGGCGAGGTCCTCGGCAACCTGATCGCCGAGGACAACCGCAAGACGCTCGGAATCATCTACCAGAACGACGCGTACGGCACGGGTCTCGACGCCGCCATCAAGGAGACGTTCGAGGCGGCAGGTGGCGAGGTCGTCGCCGAGGCCTCGTTCAACGTCGGCGACGCGCAGTTCGACGCCCAGGTCGAGACCATCAAGGCCGAGAACCCCGACGCCGTCGCGATCGTCTCGTTCGACCAGTTCAAGACCATCGGTCCGCTGCTGGTCAACGCCGGCATCTCGGCCGACAAGTTCTACATGGTCGACGGAAACCTGTCGGACTACGGTGACGAGATGCAGGTTCCGCTCGAGGGCGCGCAGGGCACCAAGGCCGGCCCGGTTCTCGAAGACGACTTCGTCGAGCGCCTGCAGGCGTACTGGACGGGCGAGGGCAACGCCGAGGTGAAGGACTTCACCTACGCCGGCGAGGCCTACGACGCCGCGATCCTCGTCGCACTCGCGTCGCTGGCCGCCGGCTCGACCGAGGGCGCTGACATCGCCTCGAAGATGCAGGAGGTCTCGGGCGGCTCGGGCGACGGTGAGAAGTGCACCTCGTTCAAGGAGTGCGCCAAGATCATCAACGACGGAGGCACCGCCGACTACGACGGCTACTCCGGCGAGGTGACCTTCGACGAGAACGGCGACCCGCAGGGCGCCACGATCGGCATCTACAAGTACAAGGCAGACAACACCATCGAGCGCACCAACTGA